The following are encoded in a window of Actinomycetes bacterium genomic DNA:
- a CDS encoding DUF2254 domain-containing protein, translating to MRLRRLASRVWDSLWFVPAVYVFAALVLSLGLASWDAKDPIELTRAFNASSATSALSALASGMLAFTGFVTSVILLVVQFGTSEFSPRFVAWFRRDRTLKFALSTFSATFVFGLVSTAQVGRGDESFVPTRTLVAALFLTLLSILMFLLLIDRTSNDLRVAHVVQLVDVEARKVFDAVYPPSALVAAAAQHKADSVKALTPIQTISLLGVGQVVTALDRTGIADLAERYDALIQLVPALGDHVPTGGTLFAVYGARELPERQLRRAIILGDERTIDDDPAFTIRMLVDVAIKALSPAINDPTTAGQSLDRIEDLLRYASSKHLSTGTVTDRKGAVRFVYSTPTWEDLVGLALDEIRAFGAGQYQVARRLRALLDDLVADLPEARRPALVEQRALLDDAVATAIPPSQRAAALVPDRQGLGMSPRG from the coding sequence ATGCGCTTGCGCCGGCTCGCGAGCCGGGTGTGGGACAGCCTCTGGTTCGTGCCCGCGGTGTATGTGTTCGCCGCGCTCGTCCTCAGCCTTGGCCTCGCCAGCTGGGACGCGAAGGACCCGATCGAGCTGACCAGGGCCTTCAACGCGTCCAGCGCGACCTCAGCACTGTCGGCGCTGGCCAGCGGCATGCTCGCGTTCACCGGCTTCGTCACCTCGGTGATCCTGCTCGTGGTGCAGTTCGGCACGAGCGAGTTCTCACCGCGTTTCGTCGCCTGGTTCCGCCGTGACCGCACGCTGAAGTTTGCGCTGAGTACATTCAGCGCGACATTCGTGTTCGGGCTCGTCTCGACCGCACAGGTGGGCCGCGGGGACGAGTCGTTCGTCCCGACAAGGACACTTGTCGCGGCCCTGTTCCTGACGCTCTTGAGCATCCTCATGTTCCTCCTGCTCATCGACCGGACGTCCAACGACCTGCGAGTGGCACATGTCGTCCAGCTCGTCGACGTCGAGGCGCGCAAGGTGTTCGACGCCGTGTATCCGCCAAGTGCGTTGGTGGCCGCAGCGGCACAACACAAAGCAGACTCAGTGAAGGCCTTGACGCCCATCCAGACCATCTCGTTGCTTGGTGTCGGCCAGGTCGTGACGGCGCTCGACCGGACTGGGATCGCGGACCTCGCCGAGAGGTACGACGCGCTCATCCAGTTGGTGCCGGCCTTGGGTGACCACGTGCCGACTGGCGGGACTCTCTTCGCCGTCTACGGCGCGCGCGAGCTCCCCGAGCGCCAGCTCCGACGCGCGATCATCCTCGGCGACGAGCGGACGATCGACGACGACCCGGCCTTCACCATCCGGATGCTGGTCGATGTCGCGATCAAGGCGCTCTCGCCGGCGATCAACGACCCCACTACCGCCGGGCAGTCGCTGGACCGCATCGAGGACCTCCTGCGCTACGCATCGTCCAAGCACCTGTCCACAGGCACCGTCACTGACCGCAAGGGGGCCGTCAGGTTCGTGTACTCGACGCCGACGTGGGAGGACCTGGTCGGGCTTGCGCTGGACGAGATCCGGGCCTTCGGCGCAGGGCAGTACCAGGTCGCTCGCCGACTTCGTGCCCTGCTCGACGACCTGGTCGCCGATCTCCCGGAGGCGAGGCGCCCAGCGCTTGTCGAGCAGCGCGCCCTCCTCGACGATGCGGTCGCCACCGCGATCCCTCCGAGCCAGCGAGCCGCTGCCCTCGTCCCCGACCGCCAGGGGCTCGGCATGTCGCCTCGCGGCTGA